CCCAGTGCCTGGACGTTTGCGCCCTGGAACCAGGAGGTGGTGCCGCGCGGATCGCTTCGATTCGCGAGCAGCCAGTTGGCCGGAGCGAGCCGCGTGATGTCGTCGAAGCCCTCGTCGAAGATCCGGGTGGGCTCGTAGGTGCAGGAATAGCCGTCGCCGGTGGTGCCGCCGCTGCAGGCGCAGCTCGGCGTCGTCCCGACCTGGGTACACCTGGCCCGGGGCGAGCAGCCGCCGTTCGGGGCGCTGCAGAAATCGATCGGCGTACAGACGGTGCCGTCGCCCTCGTAGCCGGGGGCGCACGCGCAGGCATCGGTCTGATCCGAACACAGCTGCGGGCAGGCGGAGCGCTGCCACGTCCCGCTGGCTCCGCAGGTCTCCACGGTGGTCCCATCGGCGCAGCGGTGCTCACCGGGCACGCAGCTGCCGGTGCACGCCCCCGCGGAGCAGGCGAAATCGCACGCTTCGCCGCCGACCCACGCCCCCACCTCGCTGCAGCGCTGCGGGACGAGCCCATCGCACCGCGAGCTCTCCGGCACACAAACGCCCGTGCACTGGCCCTCGCTGCAGGCGAACTCGCAGGCCGCGCCCTCATGCCAGCCGTCCTCGCCGCATCTCTGGGGGACGCGCCCCTGGCACCGGACGGTGCCGAGCTCGCAGGCGCTGGGGCCGATGCAATTACCGGCGCGACAGCCGAACTCGCAGGCCACGCCGTCATGCCAGGCGCCGTCCTCGTCGCAGCTCTGCGTCACGAGCCCGTCGCACCGGGAGTCCCCTGGCTCACAGCCGCCCGTGCACCGGCCTTCGCTGCAGCCGAAGTCGCAGGACACGCCGTCATGCCAGGCGCCGTCCCCGTCGCAGCTCTGCGGGACGAGCCCCTCGCACCGGGAGCTCCCCGGACTACAGACGCCGGTGCACCGGCCTTCGCTGCAGCCGGAGTCGCAGTTCTCGGCGGCGAGCCAGGTGCCGTCGGCGCTGCAGGTCTCCCGGACGAGCCCGCCGCACCGCGACTCTCCCGCTCTACAGCCCCCGGGTTCGTCCGTCGAGACGACGATGTCGCACCCGAGCTGCCCCCAGGCGGGGAAGAGGAGCAACAACAGCGGAATCGGCCTGCGGAAGTGCGCAGCGTGCAAAGTGACCTCGACTGAACGTTTGCATCAAAGGCTCAACCACGAGCGTCGTCATTGTCAAGGGCTGGAGCGTCAGGATGATCGAGAGGGCTCCCGGTGAGCGATAAGCCGATCAAATGGGCTCCGCCCGATGCCCACCCACGAGGTAGAGGCGCTCCCGCATGTCGATGCCGCTCGCGCGGGACTGTGGCCCCTCCGTGCGGCGATCCTCGAGGCGCTCCACCGCGGGGAAGTAGCGACGCAACTCATCCTCGCCCACCGAAAAGGGCGGACCTGCCATCCGCTCCTGCGGGTACTCGAAGCAGATCACCAGGCCCGGCGCGTCCTCGCCCGCCAGCTCGCGCAGGTGCGCGGCGTAGCGCGGGCGAAGCTCAGGCGGGAGCGCGACGATCGCCGCTCGATCGTAGAAGGCGGTGATCGCTCCGACGTCCTCCGGGCGGGCGTCGAAGAAGTCGCCCTGGAGGATCGTGATCCCGCCCGCCGAGCGCTCCACCAACGCGCCGCGCGGCGACGGAGCGGCCTCGAGGCCGTGCTCCCGAAAGAACTCCTCCGCGGCGGCCTCGGCCAGCTCGATCCCCACGACCTCGTGGCCGAGCGAACGCAGGTACGCCATGTCCTCCGTCTTTCCGCTCAAGGGGACGAGCACGCGGCCGGGAGGGCCGAGTGCCCGGGCGTGAGAGACGAGGAGATCGTTCGGGCGCCCTTCGTGAAAGCCGATCCGTCCTTCGCGCCAGCGTGACAGCCAGAATTCCGCATCCATCCCCACAGCATAACGATCGATGCGGGACAGAACGAGAGCGAACGGCGCCCAGGCGCAGTCGACGACCCCCTCGGCATTCTCGGTGGTTCGGGCGGTCTGGCCCGACCGTGGGCAAGGCCCTGTTGAATTCCAAATGCCAAACGTCGATCTTCGACAGGATGACGATGTCCGCCCTTGGAACGAGAACTCTCGCCGAATGGCTCGCCGAGGAGCCATTCGCGCTGGCGATGTCCTCCGGATTCTTCTCCTTCTACGCCCACACCGGGTTCTTGGCGGCGCTCGAGGACGCCGGCCTGACGCCCGCGCGCGTCTCGGGATCGAGCGCAGGAGCGCTGGTCGGGGGCGCCTGGGCCGCGGGCGTCGACGCACCCGTGCTGGCTGCGGAGCTCGAGCGGCTCGAGCGGCGAGACTTCTGGGACCCGGGCTTCGGGCCCGGGCTCCTTCGCGGCCGCCTGTTTCGCGAGAGGATCGAAGGTCTCCTACCCGCCGAGACCTTCGACCGTTGCCGTGTGCCGGCGGCCGTCTCCGTCTTCGACGTACGCTCGCGCAAGACGCGCGTGATCGAGATGGGACGACTCGGCCCGGCGATCTGCGCGTCGTGCGCCGTCCCGTTCCTTTTCCAGCCCGTGCGGATCGAAGGCCGGTCCTACTTCGATGGCGGGATCCTCGATCGGCCCGGTCTCGCGGGGATGCCGCCCAGCACCCCTCGGGTGCTCCACCACCACATCGCCTCGCGCTCACCGTGGCGGATGAGCGCCGAGCCGCCATCGAGGCAGGGCATGCTCTCCTTCGTCATCGACGGGCTCCCGCGCTCCGGACCCTTTCGACTCGAGGAAGGGCGGCGCGCGTTCAGCCTCGCCCGAGAAGCGACGAGGCGGGCCCTCGACCAGCCCGTGAGGGATGAAATCCTCCGTGTGCGGGCCTGACGCCCTGTCCACGACGCGTGTCGTGCGCATGGCGGCTTGCCGTCAGCCGTACTCTCGCACTTCCAATTAGCTACCTTCTCGGCTCATAAGGCATCGCCACCGCCCCCGACGCGAACTCCAGCCGACTCCCCCGCCACGTTGGCTATTGGACCTGCAACCCGCCGAGGAGCACCTGGTAGCCTGCCGCCCTCGCGTAGTGGGTCGCTGCGATGAACGAACCCCGTCGGGACGGATCGGTCGGCGGCCCGCCCACGGCGCCGACAGGCGCGCGGAGATCGACGCTGATGAATCCGGATGCGTATGCGGCGGCGAGCGACGGATCGGTGATCGCCACGCGCTGCGATACGAGCGGGAAGGTACCGAGGTTCGTTGAGAGCGCCGTCACCTGCTCTTGCTCGTCGAACTCGAGGATCTCTCGGACCGGCAGCGGAAAGCCGGTCGGCACGGAGCCGCAGGTGAACGCCGACAGCACCTCAGGCGATTCGCGCCAGACGACGAAGCTCGTCTTCCCGTCGGCGAACGCACCAAAGAGGCTACTAGGCGCGACGTTGTTGATGAACCGCGCCTGCCACGCGGTGCCGAGCGGCTCACGGTTGTCGCTCGCGTCCCACGAGACGAACTTGCCGTAGAACGTGGGCCTGCCTGCAGTCGTCGTAGCCGAGTCGGTGGAGCTCGCCTGAACGTGCACCAACGTGTCGGCGACCGAGACCTTCTGGTTGCGGTCGATGATCGTGTACGTCCCGGAGAGGTAGTTCTGGTTGGTCGCGTCGCCGATGCCGCCGTTGCCGAAATAGCCGACGTCGCCGGGGACTCGCTGCGTGCAGTTGTTGACGGTGTCGAATGTGACGTAGCCGCGCGCAGTCGCGTCCCCGTGCGGGGCGCCGGCGCACTTGCCGTCGAAGCGCAGAGGCGATGCTTTACCCGTGTGCGCGCTCACGAGATCCTCGATGGCGGCGGCAGAGAGACGCGCTGGGGGGAGCTGGCCAGTGCAGCTCGCGAAGTTCATGTCCTGCGAATAGTCACCTTTGGGCGAAATCCCGTCGTTCGGGTCCTGACCCGTGCTCGCCGTGAGGTCGACGAGCCCCTTCTGGAAGAGCCACCGCAGGTCGACGAGCGACGAATCATAGCCGGTCAAGTAGACGTTGAAGCGGTGCGTGGGGAGGCCGTAATCGGTCCACAGGGTCGCGTGGACGAGCACCGCCGACGCGAACAGGTTGACCAGACGAATCTGCGTGTTGACCCCGTTCGGGTCGACGGTGTCGACCTCGAAGTGCGGGACGAGCAAGGTCGCCGCCGGGGCCACGTCCGAGACCCCGATGGCCGGGGACTTGGTCGGCACAAAGGTATTTGTGCCCACGTCGAACACCCCGTCCTGGGGCGGCATCGAGTGATGCGCTCGCGTCGCGCTGTCGACGGCGACCGCCGCGAGGTTCGTACCGAACCTGGAGAGCGTGCCGTTGCGCGAGCCGGGGTAGTGGATGGCCATCGCGTACGACTGCGCAGCGGCCGGATCGGACGAGGGCCCGCCCGGCGCCGGCGCCATGTTGCTCGAGAACACGAGGGTGCCGTTCTTGGACGTGACGGGGATCGTGCTGCCGCCGACACGCGTGCGCGTCACGTCGATCTTGAAGGGCTGCGTCGCCGACAGCTCGGTCACGCCCTCTTGCATATCGAACGCCAGGAGGCCTTCGCTGCCGAGGGGATAGGTGCTTGGCGGCGTGCCGCACGTGAATGCTTCCTGGCTGACGCGCGAGTCTCGCCACACGATCACGTCGGTCTCCTGCGTGGTGAAAGGGATCTCCCAGACCGTCGAGAGAGGCTCACGGTTGTCGGCGGCGTTCCAGCCCACGTAGCGCCCGTAGAAGGTGTAGCGCCCAGCGGTCGAGGTACGCGCGTCCGACGCGCTTGCCTCAATGTGAACGGCTGGCTGCGCCTGCACGTGAGGGGTGGCGGCGTCGATAAAGAAGAAGTCGCCGAGCAGGTAGTTCTGGTTCGTCGCGTCCCCGGTTTCGCCCGCACCGAAGTAGCCGGGCATCGACGGAACGCGCGGCGTGCAGTTGTTCACAGTGTCGATCGTGACGTAGCCGCGGGCGATCGTGTCGCCGTGGTCGGGGCCCGCGCATTTGTCGCCGAGCATCGCCGAGGACTTCCCGGTGAGGGCCGACGTCAGGCCCGCGATGCCGTCTGCTGTGAGGTTCGCCGCCGGCAACACGCCGTGGCACGTTGCGTAGTTGATGTCTTGCGAGAAATCCCCCCGCGGGCTGATCGTGTCCGCCGGATCCTGACCGGCGGTGGCCGTCTGAGGGACTCTGCCGTTGACGAAGAGCTCGCGCAGGCTGATCGACTCCACATCGTACCCGGTGAGGTAGACGTGGAAGTGATGGACGGGAACGCCCATCTCGCTCCAAATCGTGACGTTGGTCAGCACCGACGCCGAGTTGGAGTTCTGGACGGTGATGATCGTGTCGTTCTTGCCGGCGCCGGTATCCACCTCGAAATAGGGATAGAGCAGCGTGGCAGCGGGCACGTTGTCGAGCGTGCCGATGGCCGCGTCGGCCGGAAGCGCCGTGAAGAGAACGCCTACACCGAATGGCAGCGCGAGAAGCTCGGACCAAGAGCTTTTGGTCATCTTCTGTCCTGCACGGCGGCGTCGGAGGGCCAGGTCTACGAACGCGAAGAGCGCGAACAAGCCTGCGGATCCATTCCCGCCGCGCGCATTGCAGCCGCAGCCGCTGTCGGCGGGTGGCTTGCTGGTGCCGGGGGCGCCTCCATCGTCCTTCTTTACGAGCGAACAGTCTTTGGCGCACTTGCCGCCAGCGGTCCCATTGCGTTCGCCCTCGTCGCACTGCTCACCCGGGTCGACCTTTCCGTCGCCACACGGGTTGACAATGGTGACCGTGCCATCGCTGGGTGAGCCCGCCGCGTAGACAATGGTCGGCGCGATCGTCGCGATGACCGTGCTGTCGTTCGGCGCATCCCGGGTCGGCACCACGTCGACAGTGGCGGAGGCAGCTCCCTCCGGAATCGTGATGAGGCCGTCGAGTGGCGCATACGCGCTCGCTTCGGCAGTGCCGGAGACCGTGTACTTGACAACCAATGCATCGGTCATGTCACCAGTGCGAGCAAAGGTGAACTGGCCGGGCTTCCCCCCCACGACGGCTGTCGCCTGGCTTGCGGAGACGGTGACGAGCGGCAAGGGACAGGGCAAGTCGAGCGCCCAGCCGTCAATCGCCCCACTGCCGTATCCGGCGCTGTCGGAGACGCGCAAGCTCCACGCTCCCTCGCGGCCCTTGCTGTTCAAGGTAGAGAGTGGATTGAGCGGCAAGAGGTTGCCGGAGATCGAGGGAAACGTCTCTTCGCACTCGCTGGTGCCGGGTGTAGTGGCGCCATCGCTGAAATGAACCTCGATGTCCTCGCCAGCACAGCCGTGGAGATTGCCGGCGGCGACGCCGGGCCTATCCATCAGCAAGACTTCCGTCCCGTCGGGATGAATTACGCTCAGGGTCAGATCCCCGACCCATTGATGCGAGAGTTTCACGCGCACTCCCGTCGCAGCGATGGGCGCTTGCGGGTCGCACTCGCGGGGCATCACGTTCAGCGATGATATGACGGTCTGGTTGTCCGGCACGAGTGCGTCGCAATTGGTCGAGGGCGGCGACTCGCCGCAGCTGTAGCGCTGCGCGGGCACGCGCGCAGGCGCGAACGCGGAGACGGCAGCGATGGCGACGGCCAGGGCGCTTCGAGCACACGTGAACCACGACGAGCCGACCGATTCGATGAGTGGGTGCATTGATCGGTTACAGTACGCCTGAGCAATACCGCCCACAACCGAAATCAATGCGCTCTCTCGATTCGGTTCGAGGTCGCGTTCGACGGAGAGTCGGGCACCGGATGGAGCGCGAAGGCCGACGAATCAGCGCGTCGCGCCGACCGTCCAGACCTTGAGCGCGCCTTGTGAGGCGCAGGCGTCGGTCTCGCTGAGGCCGTCGCTCTCGCCCGCGAACGAGGCAAGGAGCTCGTCCTTGCCGTCGTGATTCAGATCGACGCAGCGCACTCGGTAGCCTCGGCAACCTTCGTGGCCGGCGTTCGGCACGCGGAGGTCCTGCGTCACGAAGCCACGACCGTCCGCGGCGAAGAGCGAGATGGTGCCGTCGTCGCGCGCGACCGCGAGGCTCCTGCCTGCGTTGACGCCGTCGAAGTTGCATACGGCGAGGGCCGTGTAGCCGTTGCGCGATTCCTCGCGCGCGATCTCACGGCGCTCGAAAGTTCCCATGCGATTGAAGAACACATCGACGCCGACGAACCAGGTTTCGCCTTCGCTTTGCGCGTACGCTACGACCAGATCGTCGCGTGAATCGCCGTCGAGGTCCGCGAGCGCCACCGAGCGGATGAGTCCGCGCTCGCGCAGGCCGTCGAGAGGCACCGGAACGAACGCTCCAGCGGCCCATCGAAAGAGCACACGCGTCTCACCAAGAGTATTC
The Vulgatibacter incomptus DNA segment above includes these coding regions:
- a CDS encoding choice-of-anchor J domain-containing protein, with the protein product MTQSCDEDGAWHDGVACEFGCRAGNCIGPSACELGTVRCQGRVPQRCGEDGWHEGAACEFACSEGQCTGVCVPESSRCDGLVPQRCSEVGAWVGGEACDFACSAGACTGSCVPGEHRCADGTTVETCGASGTWQRSACPQLCSDQTDACACAPGYEGDGTVCTPIDFCSAPNGGCSPRARCTQVGTTPSCACSGGTTGDGYSCTYEPTRIFDEGFDDITRLAPANWLLANRSDPRGTTSWFQGANVQALGPFDSFDGPPNSYIAANFNNTMFHDATISSWLATPTVPFGSRASISFYTRSSNLAPDRIEVRLCTALPCFLPDDADVGSYTTLLGSVNPTLEANGYPGVWTKFEFTNANGIPYSGEGRVAIRYYVTDAGHSGANSDYIGIDRFVVSFATPSYTVGGSVGGLTSGSVVLWLNGRDQLTVSANGSFRFPRRMDGGTPYSVRVYAQPDDKRCTVAGAAGTIGVADVGNVRVTCAPR
- a CDS encoding proprotein convertase P-domain-containing protein; amino-acid sequence: MHPLIESVGSSWFTCARSALAVAIAAVSAFAPARVPAQRYSCGESPPSTNCDALVPDNQTVISSLNVMPRECDPQAPIAATGVRVKLSHQWVGDLTLSVIHPDGTEVLLMDRPGVAAGNLHGCAGEDIEVHFSDGATTPGTSECEETFPSISGNLLPLNPLSTLNSKGREGAWSLRVSDSAGYGSGAIDGWALDLPCPLPLVTVSASQATAVVGGKPGQFTFARTGDMTDALVVKYTVSGTAEASAYAPLDGLITIPEGAASATVDVVPTRDAPNDSTVIATIAPTIVYAAGSPSDGTVTIVNPCGDGKVDPGEQCDEGERNGTAGGKCAKDCSLVKKDDGGAPGTSKPPADSGCGCNARGGNGSAGLFALFAFVDLALRRRRAGQKMTKSSWSELLALPFGVGVLFTALPADAAIGTLDNVPAATLLYPYFEVDTGAGKNDTIITVQNSNSASVLTNVTIWSEMGVPVHHFHVYLTGYDVESISLRELFVNGRVPQTATAGQDPADTISPRGDFSQDINYATCHGVLPAANLTADGIAGLTSALTGKSSAMLGDKCAGPDHGDTIARGYVTIDTVNNCTPRVPSMPGYFGAGETGDATNQNYLLGDFFFIDAATPHVQAQPAVHIEASASDARTSTAGRYTFYGRYVGWNAADNREPLSTVWEIPFTTQETDVIVWRDSRVSQEAFTCGTPPSTYPLGSEGLLAFDMQEGVTELSATQPFKIDVTRTRVGGSTIPVTSKNGTLVFSSNMAPAPGGPSSDPAAAQSYAMAIHYPGSRNGTLSRFGTNLAAVAVDSATRAHHSMPPQDGVFDVGTNTFVPTKSPAIGVSDVAPAATLLVPHFEVDTVDPNGVNTQIRLVNLFASAVLVHATLWTDYGLPTHRFNVYLTGYDSSLVDLRWLFQKGLVDLTASTGQDPNDGISPKGDYSQDMNFASCTGQLPPARLSAAAIEDLVSAHTGKASPLRFDGKCAGAPHGDATARGYVTFDTVNNCTQRVPGDVGYFGNGGIGDATNQNYLSGTYTIIDRNQKVSVADTLVHVQASSTDSATTTAGRPTFYGKFVSWDASDNREPLGTAWQARFINNVAPSSLFGAFADGKTSFVVWRESPEVLSAFTCGSVPTGFPLPVREILEFDEQEQVTALSTNLGTFPLVSQRVAITDPSLAAAYASGFISVDLRAPVGAVGGPPTDPSRRGSFIAATHYARAAGYQVLLGGLQVQ
- a CDS encoding patatin-like phospholipase family protein — protein: MSALGTRTLAEWLAEEPFALAMSSGFFSFYAHTGFLAALEDAGLTPARVSGSSAGALVGGAWAAGVDAPVLAAELERLERRDFWDPGFGPGLLRGRLFRERIEGLLPAETFDRCRVPAAVSVFDVRSRKTRVIEMGRLGPAICASCAVPFLFQPVRIEGRSYFDGGILDRPGLAGMPPSTPRVLHHHIASRSPWRMSAEPPSRQGMLSFVIDGLPRSGPFRLEEGRRAFSLAREATRRALDQPVRDEILRVRA